Proteins from one Gossypium raimondii isolate GPD5lz chromosome 8, ASM2569854v1, whole genome shotgun sequence genomic window:
- the LOC105791518 gene encoding LOW QUALITY PROTEIN: rho GTPase-activating protein 3 (The sequence of the model RefSeq protein was modified relative to this genomic sequence to represent the inferred CDS: inserted 2 bases in 1 codon) — MTGLFRSKSCGLVGLTEFNPAPPSPFFNPTQTNSVDANDDEEKMFDDEDEEEEENGCYGNPIATRARRGNSDSTSKENNQLPFRDILTALLRKSLVTCSVDTGDVSSMDISLPTEVKHVSHVTFDRFNGFLGLPIDLQPDVPRRVPSASASVFGVSAKSMQCSYDARGNSVPTILLMMQKRLYAEGGLKAEGIFRINADNTQEEYVRNKLNRGVVPRGIDVHCSAGLIKAWLRELPSGVLDSLTPEQVMHCNTEDDCIQLTRLIPSTEAALLDWAINLMADVVQHEQYNKMDARNIAMVFAPNMTQMADPLTALIHAVQVMNFLKTLILKTLREREELAAKGRSLPSYSDSPTAITGIHTETINSGVPHDEALDGSALKEPHTAKFFRSATLSRLECSAYDKLWSFQXTSERWEFEYISGNSMPNAHEIGMGTGLG, encoded by the exons ATGACCGGCTTGTTCCGCTCCAAATCTTGTGGACTCGTCGGGCTCACTGAGTTCAACCCTGCTCCGCCCAGTCCCTTCttcaacccaacccaaaccAACAGCGTTGACGCCAATGACGATGAAGAAaaaatgtttgatgatgaagacgaagaagaagaagaaaatgggtGTTACGGGAACCCCATTGCTACGAGGGCGAGACGCGGGAACAGTGATTCAACGTCGAAAGAAAATAACCAGCTCCCGTTCAGGGATATTTTGACGGCGTTGTTAAGGAAGTCTCTGGTGACGTGTAGCGTGGATACTGGTGACGTTTCTTCCATGGATATTAGCTTGCCAACTGAAGTCAAACATGTTTCTCACGTTACTTTCGACCGCTTTAATGGTTTCCTGGGTTTGCCTATCGATCTACAGCCTGATGTTCCCAGAAGGGTTCCAAGTGCCAG TGCAAGTGTTTTCGGGGTTTCTGCCAAGTCGATGCAGTGTTCTTATGATGCAAGAGGGAACAGCGTGCCCACGATTCTTCTTATGATGCAGAAGCGTTTGTACGCCGAAGGAGGCCTCAAG GCTGAAGGAATATTTCGAATTAATGCCGATAATACTCAAGAAGAGTATGTTCGGAACAAGTTAAACAGAGGTGTAGTACCACGCGGAATCGATGTGCATTGTTCGGCTGGTTTGATAAAG gcATGGCTTAGAGAACTTCCAAGCGGAGTTCTTGATTCCCTCACACCAGAGCAGGTGATGCACTGCAACACCGAAGATGACTGCATCCAACTTACAAGGTTAATTCCGTCAACAGAAGCTGCCTTACTTGACTGGGCCATCAACTTGATGGCAGATGTTGTGCAACACGAACAATACAACAAAATGGACGCCCGAAACATCGCAATGGTTTTTGCACCAAACATGACTCAG ATGGCTGATCCCTTGACGGCATTGATTCATGCTGTTCAAGTAATGAATTTCCTAAAAACATTGATCTTGAAGACATTACGAGAAAGGGAGGAGTTGGCTGCCAAGGGCAGGTCGCTCCCATCGTACTCGGACTCACCTACTGCCATAACTGGCATTCATACAGAAACCATAAACAGTGGGGTACCTCATGATGAAGCTCTAGATGGAAGTGCATTAAAGGAACCTCATACTGCTAAGTTCTTCCGGTCTGCCACTCTGAGTAGACTCGAATGCAGTGCTTACGATAAACTATGGAGCTTTCA TACGAGTGAAAGATGGGAATTTGAATACATTTCAGGTAACAGCATGCCAAATGCGCACGAAATAGGGATGGGGACTGGTTTAGGTTAA